TGAACGTGCTAAACGAAACAACACCATGTTTTACTCCCATTACTTGTGAGCGCGGCTCCTGCCACCTCAACCGTTGTTTAAAAACCACACCAGGATCAGAAAGAGGGTCACAACGCGAAGCACCTGCCACTGAACCTTGTCCCAGCGTTTATCCCGATCCATCTCTGCAGTGCCTTTCCAGATCGTGATTAACACCCAGCAGGACCACAGCAGATAAAGAGTCAGAA
This Pokkaliibacter sp. MBI-7 DNA region includes the following protein-coding sequences:
- a CDS encoding TIGR03758 family integrating conjugative element protein, producing the protein MDDKQLAAYKMAGGGNPADGYLVFVGGFLTLYLLWSCWVLITIWKGTAEMDRDKRWDKVQWQVLRVVTLFLILVWFLNNG